A part of Paenibacillus sp. IHBB 10380 genomic DNA contains:
- a CDS encoding MFS transporter: MSNVSATHASPMSGNLFRNRFYQTILISNLFLQIGIWVRNFAILMFVTDKTNNDPMAISLISVVEFAPIFVFSFIGGAFADRWRPKRTMIWCDFLSSASVLIVLLTLLYGSWEMIYLATFVSAILSQFSQPSVMKLFKQHVHPDQLQQGMALFQSLVAIFMIMGPALGIFSYNQFGIHISIAVMGVAFLLSAVVLFRLPPDEVQEETGEPKALNLRKELADGFRYVWQSPVLKVLAGAFAIAGFSVGIIQTLGLFVVTERLGQPKEFLQFLLMVNGAAMLVGGAIIMTLAKKVSPQILLAFGMSVSALCIVGMGLSTSIPLTLALQFINGLTMPCIQIGINTLILQWTEQSYVGRVNGVLSPMFMGMMVIMMSLAGVLKKHFPLVEIYCVSGIVLLVGAMILIPIFKYKPEPSLATVSSTETS; encoded by the coding sequence ATGTCCAATGTATCTGCGACACACGCGTCGCCCATGAGTGGTAATTTATTCAGGAACCGATTTTACCAAACCATACTCATATCAAATTTATTCCTGCAAATCGGAATCTGGGTTAGAAACTTTGCCATCCTCATGTTTGTCACTGATAAAACGAACAACGATCCTATGGCGATTTCTCTCATTTCGGTAGTTGAATTCGCACCTATCTTTGTCTTCTCCTTCATCGGAGGTGCGTTCGCCGATCGTTGGAGACCTAAACGAACCATGATCTGGTGTGACTTTCTCTCCTCTGCTTCCGTGCTTATCGTCCTCTTGACGTTACTGTACGGTTCGTGGGAGATGATCTACCTCGCTACTTTCGTCTCCGCCATTTTATCGCAGTTTTCTCAGCCATCTGTCATGAAGTTATTCAAGCAACATGTACATCCCGACCAGCTGCAACAAGGTATGGCATTGTTCCAATCGCTTGTCGCTATCTTTATGATCATGGGACCTGCTCTCGGTATTTTCTCATATAATCAATTTGGTATTCATATCTCCATAGCCGTGATGGGTGTTGCCTTCTTATTGTCCGCCGTCGTGCTCTTCCGTCTTCCACCCGATGAAGTACAGGAAGAAACTGGTGAACCCAAGGCCCTGAATTTACGTAAAGAACTGGCTGATGGGTTTCGCTATGTATGGCAAAGTCCCGTGTTGAAGGTACTCGCTGGTGCATTTGCTATTGCTGGGTTCTCCGTTGGGATCATTCAGACTCTAGGCCTATTCGTGGTCACAGAGCGACTGGGTCAACCGAAAGAGTTCCTACAGTTTCTCTTAATGGTTAATGGTGCTGCTATGTTAGTTGGTGGGGCTATTATCATGACCCTTGCCAAAAAGGTGTCTCCACAAATTCTGCTTGCATTTGGTATGAGCGTTAGTGCCTTATGTATCGTAGGTATGGGATTGTCCACAAGCATTCCTCTAACGTTAGCGTTACAATTTATAAATGGACTCACTATGCCTTGTATTCAAATCGGCATCAACACCCTAATCTTACAATGGACCGAACAATCCTACGTTGGGCGTGTAAACGGCGTACTTAGTCCTATGTTTATGGGAATGATGGTCATCATGATGTCCTTAGCAGGAGTCCTCAAGAAGCACTTTCCACTCGTGGAGATTTATTGTGTATCCGGTATTGTCTTGTTGGTGGGTGCTATGATCCTGATTCCCATCTTCAAATATAAACCTGAACCTTCTTTAGCCACGGTATCCTCCACCGAGACAAGCTAA
- a CDS encoding polysaccharide deacetylase family protein, protein MNIWSLLFLPFVCGLPFHHEVTSIPVEKQLHQYTEQQGIIKKVQTDHRWIAFTFDDGPDPQETNEILDVLKQYHAKATFFVVGEQATKYPDIVRREVSEGHELANHTYSHTDFKHLSKEEVKEEIVKSENEILSITGQQTILFRPPGGYCNDLIMKTAEQLGYTVILWTWYQDSKDWSKPGVHQIVNRVVSNAHSGDIVLFHDRISGKSQTVKALKVILPELQEQGYSFVTISKLLGSNQIRYHIGQN, encoded by the coding sequence TTGAATATTTGGAGTTTATTATTCTTACCTTTTGTTTGTGGTCTCCCATTTCACCATGAGGTAACATCTATTCCTGTTGAGAAACAATTACATCAATATACAGAACAACAAGGTATTATCAAAAAAGTTCAGACAGATCACCGATGGATCGCCTTCACTTTTGATGATGGACCTGATCCTCAGGAAACCAATGAAATTCTAGATGTTCTAAAACAATATCATGCTAAGGCAACTTTTTTCGTAGTTGGAGAACAAGCAACTAAATATCCGGATATTGTGCGCAGAGAAGTTTCGGAAGGGCACGAATTAGCGAACCATACGTATAGTCATACGGATTTCAAACATTTATCCAAAGAGGAAGTAAAAGAGGAAATTGTAAAGTCTGAGAATGAAATCTTGTCAATTACAGGTCAGCAGACAATCTTATTTCGTCCACCAGGAGGGTACTGTAATGATCTAATCATGAAGACAGCAGAGCAACTGGGATATACCGTGATTTTGTGGACATGGTATCAGGATTCCAAGGATTGGAGTAAACCGGGAGTGCATCAGATTGTGAATCGGGTGGTCTCCAATGCCCATTCAGGCGATATCGTATTATTTCATGATCGAATATCTGGTAAATCTCAAACCGTTAAAGCCTTAAAGGTGATTTTACCTGAGTTACAAGAACAAGGGTACAGCTTCGTAACGATATCTAAATTATTGGGTTCCAATCAAATTAGATACCATATAGGACAAAATTAA
- the pdaA gene encoding delta-lactam-biosynthetic de-N-acetylase, whose translation MVLGLFVTLFPSNTVVATDVPHHYGFIKSKNGALPSIDNEAFKGILKENGAIFLGDTTKKEIYLTFDNGYENGYTVKVLDILKEKKIPAAFFVTGHYAKDQPELLKRMANEGHIVGNHSWGHPDMSQISNSRVTDELEKLKNQVLETTGQKEMRFMRPPQGIFSKRMLEVSKELGYTNVFWSIAYKDWDTKDQKGSKYAYDHVMKQLHPGAVILLHSVSKDNADALRQIIDDTLKQGYEFKSLDQLTTKNY comes from the coding sequence ATGGTGTTAGGATTATTTGTTACATTATTTCCTTCGAATACGGTAGTAGCTACAGATGTCCCACATCACTATGGTTTCATAAAGAGTAAGAATGGTGCGCTACCTTCTATTGATAATGAAGCCTTTAAGGGGATATTGAAGGAAAATGGTGCTATATTTTTAGGCGATACAACGAAGAAAGAAATTTACCTCACTTTTGACAATGGGTATGAGAATGGATATACAGTAAAGGTTCTAGATATTTTGAAGGAGAAAAAAATACCGGCCGCCTTTTTTGTAACAGGACATTATGCGAAAGATCAACCCGAGCTATTAAAGCGAATGGCGAATGAGGGTCATATTGTAGGAAATCATTCTTGGGGGCACCCAGATATGAGCCAAATTTCTAATAGCCGTGTGACAGACGAGCTTGAAAAATTGAAGAATCAAGTCCTAGAAACAACAGGACAGAAAGAAATGCGTTTTATGCGCCCACCCCAAGGTATCTTTAGTAAACGAATGCTTGAAGTAAGTAAGGAACTTGGGTATACGAATGTATTCTGGTCGATTGCCTATAAAGACTGGGATACTAAGGACCAAAAAGGATCAAAATATGCTTATGATCATGTCATGAAGCAACTTCATCCAGGCGCTGTAATATTACTTCACTCTGTTTCTAAGGATAACGCAGACGCTTTGAGGCAAATTATCGATGACACGCTTAAACAGGGATATGAGTTCAAAAGCTTGGATCAACTGACAACTAAGAATTATTAA
- a CDS encoding TolB family protein: MRLFTPHIHAIRISILSTLLFIGASTVIPLQQTVAAEDLKSPLTGAYDVSASQIVYVTSTSEINTLNLYDPKQNQQETLVNSNERLLDPDFSPDGSSLAFIEANAYGSSEPRSSIKIVNLRTGVTTVLLEKDSNITEIEWAPDGDSVFFLQAGSFKNYSPIASKRAHDFDVYEQNLTKEEPIRHTYLEKYELDSLQISKDGQYIYVAMMDDAHAKTADDIFNAKQKIFQFPLNDTKSEGTVISPTRERDIYDFTWNEKSDLLYYQSVAKTDDKGTFEYELYSYEPSTTKEKQLTSLGEFTNHPVSIGNTLYFMVDKAFATSTSDYSLYMIDSPNSEPKQIELPIQVPAVKDSVNSKNNRSALEVFFKMLF, from the coding sequence ATGAGATTATTCACTCCCCATATTCATGCTATACGTATATCGATACTATCTACCCTGTTATTCATTGGAGCGAGCACGGTAATACCACTACAACAGACTGTTGCAGCGGAGGACCTTAAATCTCCATTAACAGGTGCTTATGATGTCTCTGCAAGTCAAATCGTATATGTGACCTCTACAAGTGAAATAAACACCCTGAATCTCTATGATCCAAAGCAAAACCAACAAGAAACACTCGTTAACTCAAATGAACGACTGCTTGATCCAGACTTTTCTCCAGACGGCTCAAGTCTTGCATTCATCGAAGCTAACGCGTACGGCTCCTCTGAGCCTAGAAGCTCGATTAAGATCGTCAATCTTCGCACGGGCGTGACCACCGTACTGCTTGAAAAAGACAGTAATATCACAGAGATTGAATGGGCCCCTGATGGAGATTCCGTCTTTTTCCTACAAGCGGGTAGTTTCAAAAACTACTCTCCCATCGCGTCCAAACGTGCCCATGATTTCGATGTGTATGAGCAAAATTTAACTAAAGAAGAACCTATCAGGCATACATATCTCGAGAAATATGAATTAGACTCCTTACAAATATCCAAAGATGGGCAATACATCTACGTCGCAATGATGGATGACGCTCATGCTAAAACTGCTGACGATATATTCAACGCGAAGCAAAAGATTTTTCAATTCCCACTTAACGATACAAAATCTGAAGGCACAGTCATCTCACCTACACGCGAGAGAGATATTTACGATTTCACTTGGAACGAAAAGTCAGATCTTCTCTACTACCAATCCGTTGCTAAAACGGATGACAAAGGCACATTCGAGTATGAGTTGTATTCCTATGAACCGTCAACTACTAAAGAGAAGCAACTGACATCGCTTGGTGAATTTACAAATCATCCCGTCTCCATAGGAAATACACTATATTTTATGGTAGATAAGGCATTTGCCACGTCTACATCTGATTATTCATTGTATATGATTGATTCTCCTAACAGTGAACCTAAACAAATTGAACTGCCCATTCAAGTACCAGCCGTGAAAGATTCAGTCAACAGTAAAAACAACCGTTCAGCACTAGAAGTTTTCTTTAAGATGCTCTTCTAA
- the thrC gene encoding threonine synthase: MKFISTRGHVESQGFIDTVLMGLADDGGLMIPAEIPVISPATLKEWSKLSYNELFLQIFSHYTNEEIPYEDLKEMVNKSYANFRDSEVTPVKKMNDSLFILELFHGPTFAFKDVALQFMGEFYSYVSKKQGKIIHILGATSGDTGAAAIQGVRGKEGIRICILHPYQKVSKVQELQMTTVDDDNVLNLSVKGNFDDCQKIIKELFADLDFKSKHHLRAINSINFVRILAQTVYYFYAYFQIEQGEKSKKVNFSVPSGNFGNIFSGFLAKKMGLPIHKLIIATNENNILERFVQTGEYKPGDFKSTYSPSMDIQVASNFERYLYYFLDQDAEKVSDYMKKFQEEGEIVISPEDLDRVKSDFEAYGANNEQCLELISKYKADYGYLLDPHTACGIAAYEEYNGEDEICISFATAHPAKFDEAIAQCDIKQEFPAEIEQLFSMSQHQSVIDHNKEEIVRQLEAFYER, translated from the coding sequence ATGAAATTTATAAGCACAAGAGGTCATGTAGAGTCCCAAGGGTTTATTGATACGGTGCTCATGGGTTTGGCTGATGACGGCGGACTGATGATCCCGGCTGAGATCCCGGTCATTTCACCAGCTACTCTGAAAGAGTGGAGTAAATTAAGCTACAATGAGCTATTTCTGCAAATCTTCTCGCACTACACGAATGAAGAGATTCCTTATGAAGATCTGAAGGAAATGGTGAATAAGAGCTACGCTAATTTCCGTGACTCTGAGGTCACACCTGTGAAGAAAATGAATGATTCGCTCTTTATTCTAGAATTATTCCATGGCCCTACGTTTGCATTTAAGGATGTAGCTTTGCAATTTATGGGTGAATTCTATTCTTACGTATCCAAAAAGCAAGGTAAAATCATTCATATTCTTGGAGCTACTTCGGGAGATACGGGAGCGGCAGCCATCCAAGGGGTACGAGGTAAGGAAGGCATTCGCATCTGTATCTTGCATCCTTACCAGAAAGTAAGCAAGGTGCAAGAGCTACAAATGACAACAGTCGATGATGATAATGTATTGAACCTTTCTGTAAAAGGGAATTTCGATGATTGCCAGAAGATTATTAAAGAGTTGTTTGCAGACTTAGATTTCAAAAGTAAACATCATCTCCGAGCGATTAATTCGATTAATTTTGTCCGTATTTTGGCGCAAACCGTCTATTATTTCTACGCATACTTTCAAATCGAGCAAGGAGAGAAGTCGAAGAAAGTTAACTTTAGCGTCCCATCAGGGAACTTTGGTAATATCTTCTCAGGTTTCTTGGCGAAAAAGATGGGCTTACCTATTCATAAACTGATTATTGCGACAAATGAGAATAATATTCTTGAACGGTTTGTTCAGACAGGCGAATATAAGCCAGGTGACTTCAAGAGTACGTATAGTCCTTCGATGGATATTCAGGTGGCAAGTAATTTTGAGAGATATCTCTATTATTTCTTGGATCAAGATGCTGAGAAAGTATCTGATTACATGAAGAAGTTCCAAGAAGAAGGGGAAATTGTGATCAGTCCAGAGGATCTAGATCGTGTGAAATCCGACTTCGAGGCTTATGGTGCTAACAACGAGCAATGCTTAGAATTGATTAGTAAGTATAAAGCTGATTATGGCTACTTGCTAGATCCACACACAGCTTGCGGTATTGCCGCTTATGAAGAATATAATGGTGAAGATGAGATTTGTATCTCATTCGCTACTGCGCACCCTGCTAAATTCGATGAAGCGATCGCACAATGTGACATCAAGCAAGAGTTCCCTGCAGAAATTGAACAATTGTTCTCCATGTCACAACACCAGTCCGTTATCGATCATAACAAGGAAGAAATCGTAAGACAGCTTGAAGCATTTTACGAGAGATAG
- a CDS encoding class I SAM-dependent methyltransferase, with amino-acid sequence MIEEVRKNNVERFAGFGALYDQNRPSAPQEVVDILTTYLRSNPQTVVDVGCGTGLSLFIWLNNAEHIIGFEPSDDMREVALSKWEAIGKPPNLKFEQRLSHELGLPSESVDIVTCSQSFHWMEPYSTLREFARILRPGGIFAAYDCDWPPIFDWTVEERYKKLIAQADARVAQLAPQEQHSHKWNKDEHLQHIQESGLFRFAREIVFHHWELCDADRYVNIAFSQGGLQTALKWGAEELHTEVQRFREYVSQVFAGESRDILFSYRMRLGIV; translated from the coding sequence ATGATTGAAGAGGTACGAAAAAACAATGTTGAACGTTTTGCCGGTTTTGGTGCACTGTATGATCAGAATCGTCCAAGCGCACCTCAGGAGGTTGTTGATATCCTCACAACCTATTTGCGTAGCAATCCCCAAACGGTTGTGGATGTCGGTTGTGGCACAGGTCTATCCTTATTTATATGGCTGAATAATGCAGAACACATTATAGGTTTTGAGCCCAGTGATGATATGCGTGAGGTTGCATTATCCAAGTGGGAAGCCATCGGGAAGCCGCCAAATCTTAAATTCGAGCAAAGATTATCTCATGAATTAGGACTACCATCCGAGAGTGTAGACATCGTGACCTGTTCCCAATCCTTCCACTGGATGGAGCCGTACAGCACATTGCGCGAATTCGCCCGTATTCTTCGTCCTGGAGGTATTTTCGCCGCTTATGACTGCGACTGGCCTCCCATCTTCGACTGGACAGTTGAAGAACGGTATAAGAAACTTATTGCCCAAGCCGATGCCCGCGTAGCACAATTGGCTCCGCAGGAACAGCATTCGCATAAATGGAACAAGGATGAGCATTTACAGCACATTCAGGAGTCTGGATTGTTCCGCTTCGCCAGAGAAATCGTCTTTCACCATTGGGAACTCTGCGATGCAGACCGATACGTGAACATTGCTTTTAGCCAAGGTGGGCTGCAAACAGCCCTCAAATGGGGCGCGGAAGAGCTCCATACCGAAGTACAGCGGTTTCGTGAATATGTATCACAGGTATTTGCTGGGGAATCCCGTGATATTTTATTCAGCTACCGGATGCGACTCGGAATCGTATAA
- a CDS encoding ABC transporter ATP-binding protein, with translation MEDLIKLEHISKDYDQRPVLRDVTFSIGKKETIALIGANGSGKSTLLRIICGLIRPSSGKVHSNFSKETRISYVPERFPKLRLTPQEYLLSMGKIQGLNKDFLNRRIEELIEQFGLTEARGNRMNFFSKGMLQKVNIMQSLLARPDLLVLDEPLSGLDATSQQDLRRLLQELKRQNISMVLTCHESVLLDELADRVISLQQGRVVLSTMQVQKSYTMIHFKRLSHTSISDLEQLRGVVKLEKVEGDYHLYVESEASDQVLLTILNSSGSVLSVTPTEHKEWIASDSLSMDRREK, from the coding sequence ATGGAGGACTTGATTAAGTTAGAACATATCTCGAAAGATTACGATCAAAGGCCGGTCCTGCGAGATGTAACTTTTTCCATAGGCAAAAAGGAAACAATAGCGCTGATCGGTGCAAACGGATCTGGGAAAAGCACCCTATTACGCATCATTTGTGGTCTAATTAGACCTTCAAGCGGTAAGGTTCACAGTAACTTTTCCAAAGAGACGAGAATCAGTTATGTACCGGAGCGATTCCCTAAATTAAGGCTAACCCCTCAGGAATATTTGTTGTCTATGGGCAAAATCCAAGGATTGAATAAGGATTTTTTAAACCGTCGAATAGAGGAATTGATTGAACAGTTCGGGTTAACGGAAGCTAGGGGCAACCGAATGAATTTTTTTTCAAAAGGGATGCTTCAGAAAGTTAACATTATGCAGTCGCTTCTGGCTCGACCCGACCTGCTAGTATTGGATGAACCTCTGTCTGGTTTAGATGCTACATCGCAACAAGATTTACGACGCTTATTACAAGAGTTGAAACGACAGAATATCTCGATGGTTCTGACGTGCCATGAGTCTGTTCTATTGGACGAGTTGGCAGATCGTGTCATCTCCTTACAGCAGGGAAGAGTTGTATTAAGTACGATGCAGGTTCAGAAATCTTATACCATGATTCATTTCAAGCGCCTCTCACATACTTCTATCTCTGATCTGGAGCAATTAAGGGGAGTGGTGAAATTGGAGAAGGTTGAAGGAGACTACCATTTATATGTTGAAAGTGAAGCTTCAGATCAGGTCTTACTAACGATACTAAATAGCAGTGGTTCGGTATTATCGGTTACTCCAACAGAACACAAAGAATGGATAGCCAGTGATTCACTATCTATGGATAGGAGGGAGAAGTAG
- a CDS encoding ABC transporter substrate-binding protein, whose protein sequence is MRTVKSSAFILLLLLVLVVSACGNQGTNTKGNASTTETTTKDGDNSSNGEKASGSTETRTITHALGDSIVTGVPKRVVVLEWSYAEDVLALGVQPVGIADIEGMNQWVNIPVKIAPDVTDVGDRGAPNMEIIASLKPDLIIGLKTSVESTYKELSNIAPTLTFEPYPAEGQDDQYVEMERTFNTIADVLGKKTEAETVLKDLDKTYEDAKAKIVAAGKDKVPFALVMAYSNQNAVTFRISTDNSMAVKILEHIGLTNAHKSNKFEIYGFTTADVEALPALQDANLLHMIQDNDNVIENQLKDNPVWKGLNFVKENRVYALGGDMWPYGGPLSAQIMAQKTAELLTQ, encoded by the coding sequence TTGCGTACTGTTAAATCTTCAGCATTCATATTGTTATTATTATTGGTCTTAGTGGTTTCTGCTTGTGGAAATCAAGGAACAAACACGAAAGGTAACGCTTCGACTACAGAGACAACCACCAAGGATGGTGATAACTCTTCAAATGGAGAGAAAGCCAGTGGTTCTACAGAGACGCGAACCATAACACATGCATTGGGTGATTCAATAGTTACAGGTGTCCCGAAGCGTGTTGTCGTATTGGAATGGTCCTATGCAGAGGATGTTCTTGCACTTGGTGTTCAACCTGTTGGTATTGCGGATATCGAGGGTATGAATCAATGGGTTAATATTCCCGTTAAGATTGCTCCTGATGTGACAGATGTGGGTGATCGTGGGGCGCCGAATATGGAGATTATTGCTTCACTTAAGCCAGACTTGATTATTGGGCTCAAGACAAGTGTTGAGAGCACATATAAAGAACTAAGTAACATTGCACCGACGCTTACTTTCGAACCTTATCCTGCTGAAGGACAAGATGATCAGTATGTAGAGATGGAAAGAACCTTTAACACGATAGCCGATGTACTGGGCAAAAAGACGGAGGCTGAGACAGTTCTTAAGGATCTAGATAAAACTTATGAAGATGCTAAGGCTAAAATTGTTGCTGCTGGAAAAGATAAAGTTCCATTTGCTCTCGTTATGGCTTATAGCAATCAGAATGCAGTGACATTCCGGATATCTACAGATAATTCTATGGCTGTTAAAATTCTGGAGCATATCGGCCTGACGAATGCTCACAAATCTAATAAATTTGAAATATACGGATTTACAACAGCAGATGTTGAAGCATTACCGGCTCTACAAGATGCGAATCTCTTACACATGATTCAGGATAATGACAATGTTATTGAGAATCAGTTGAAGGATAATCCTGTGTGGAAGGGTCTAAATTTTGTGAAAGAAAATAGAGTTTATGCTCTTGGAGGTGACATGTGGCCATACGGCGGTCCACTGTCTGCACAAATTATGGCACAGAAAACGGCTGAGCTACTGACACAATGA
- the fhuB gene encoding Fe(3+)-hydroxamate ABC transporter permease FhuB, with the protein MNIHPAQHANSGAGWKPLWMLIGGIVALLIIMFVSLTQGLANISLNTVVQSIFSPQDIADHHLIRSVRMPRTVMGLLSGAALAVSGALMQTVTRNPLASETTLGVNAGAYLAVVAGMIFWPAMHHQYALPLAVIGGAMAAMAVYALAGWGKSTPIRIALSGMIVSLVISSVTSALILLNQQTTQGIFLWGSGSLIQNDWDGVLFSWPWIVAGLTVMFLASRNLDILTLSEDAARSLGQKVVFTRFYTMGAAILIACVSVSIVGPIGFIGLIAPHLVRLSGVTKHRWLIPITAIWGAVILVGADTVARIFVDAYGELPVGAVTAAIGAPWLIWLAMRVSRNIGSGENSGTSMNIGHNLRFGSYRLWVMVLSILLIVVWMFSLTSGSLPIPLSQVLAVLTGHGEDMYRQILIDFRLPRLLTAGLSGMALAVSGSLLQNAVRNPLGDPQIIGVTSGAGAGALLIIVALPQLSIVWLPVGAVLGGMVAATIVYAVSWRRGLNPTILTLVGIAVAAVGSAVINLMVVHAQLAVAPALAWMAGSTYGRGWTEVSIILPTILILLPLAWLLGRKVDLLSFGDQSSGGLGLNVRNTRLHVAIIAVLLASIAAANVGAVGFIGLLAPHAARMLVGSNHRKAMVISALLGGVLLAGADWIGRIVLTPKELPAGIVTALIGAPYLLFLMWSSTRMKSK; encoded by the coding sequence ATGAATATCCATCCAGCCCAGCACGCTAATTCAGGTGCGGGCTGGAAGCCGTTATGGATGTTGATAGGCGGTATTGTGGCTTTATTAATCATTATGTTCGTCAGTCTTACTCAAGGGTTAGCGAACATATCCCTAAATACGGTTGTGCAATCCATCTTCTCACCACAGGATATCGCAGACCACCATCTGATACGTAGTGTTCGGATGCCTCGTACAGTGATGGGACTTCTATCCGGAGCGGCATTAGCCGTATCTGGTGCCTTGATGCAGACGGTTACACGTAATCCGTTAGCTTCAGAGACCACACTCGGGGTAAATGCAGGGGCTTATCTTGCCGTTGTGGCAGGTATGATTTTCTGGCCGGCTATGCACCATCAATATGCGCTCCCACTAGCCGTCATCGGTGGAGCCATGGCTGCTATGGCTGTCTATGCCTTGGCTGGATGGGGGAAGAGCACGCCTATTCGTATCGCACTTTCTGGAATGATTGTCTCACTAGTCATTTCATCGGTGACGAGTGCTTTGATATTGCTAAATCAACAGACCACGCAAGGCATTTTTCTGTGGGGATCAGGATCGCTTATTCAGAACGATTGGGATGGTGTACTCTTCTCTTGGCCTTGGATTGTTGCTGGATTGACTGTGATGTTCTTAGCATCTCGAAATCTGGATATCCTTACACTTAGCGAGGATGCAGCACGTTCTTTAGGACAAAAGGTTGTCTTTACAAGGTTCTATACGATGGGTGCGGCTATTCTGATAGCCTGTGTGAGTGTGAGTATCGTTGGACCGATAGGTTTTATTGGTTTAATAGCACCACACTTAGTGCGTTTATCTGGTGTGACTAAGCATAGATGGCTGATTCCGATTACAGCTATATGGGGAGCTGTTATTCTTGTAGGCGCAGACACGGTGGCCCGAATTTTCGTGGATGCTTATGGGGAACTACCCGTTGGAGCAGTAACTGCTGCTATTGGCGCTCCTTGGCTCATTTGGCTTGCCATGCGGGTATCACGTAATATAGGCAGCGGAGAAAACTCGGGTACATCTATGAATATCGGTCATAATCTGAGATTCGGATCATACAGATTATGGGTGATGGTATTGAGTATTCTCTTAATTGTAGTTTGGATGTTCAGTCTCACTAGTGGGAGTTTACCCATTCCTTTATCACAAGTACTAGCTGTATTAACAGGTCATGGTGAGGATATGTATCGGCAAATTTTAATAGATTTCCGTTTGCCACGTTTATTAACAGCGGGTCTGTCCGGAATGGCACTAGCAGTAAGCGGAAGCTTGTTACAGAATGCAGTACGGAACCCGCTGGGTGACCCGCAGATTATAGGTGTTACGAGTGGTGCTGGAGCGGGAGCATTGTTGATCATCGTTGCGCTCCCTCAATTATCTATTGTCTGGCTACCTGTAGGTGCAGTACTTGGAGGTATGGTAGCTGCGACCATTGTATATGCAGTATCTTGGAGAAGAGGACTGAATCCTACGATTCTGACCCTCGTAGGCATCGCCGTAGCAGCTGTAGGTTCTGCCGTAATCAATCTTATGGTTGTCCATGCCCAATTAGCTGTTGCACCTGCTCTAGCTTGGATGGCAGGAAGTACCTATGGACGAGGTTGGACAGAAGTGTCTATCATTTTACCTACCATTCTAATTCTATTGCCACTAGCCTGGTTGTTGGGACGTAAGGTAGATCTTCTATCTTTCGGAGATCAGAGTTCAGGTGGACTTGGCCTAAATGTTCGCAATACAAGGTTACATGTAGCCATCATTGCTGTATTGCTGGCTTCAATCGCTGCTGCGAATGTGGGAGCAGTTGGTTTTATAGGATTGTTGGCACCTCATGCAGCAAGAATGCTAGTTGGATCGAATCATCGTAAGGCTATGGTTATTTCTGCACTACTTGGTGGCGTACTACTTGCAGGAGCGGATTGGATAGGTAGGATTGTCTTGACTCCCAAAGAGCTGCCTGCGGGTATTGTTACTGCGCTGATTGGTGCGCCCTACTTGTTGTTTCTTATGTGGAGCTCCACTCGGATGAAATCTAAATAA
- a CDS encoding DinB family protein, with the protein MSEAFLFGLIEKVRERTMEQVENVPDSQRDLVPTGFNNSLRWQLGHIITTADRIILGFAGMESKIPDSYVKLFGYGTKPADWQDEPPHWDTLILQLREQFHALQETLHDKLGEPVAVKDNFAKAETIGELVQLNMSHENLHLGMITAMVKVLNLNIQ; encoded by the coding sequence ATGAGTGAAGCATTTTTGTTCGGTCTAATTGAAAAAGTGAGAGAAAGAACAATGGAGCAAGTAGAAAATGTCCCAGATTCTCAAAGAGATCTTGTACCTACGGGGTTTAACAACAGTCTTCGTTGGCAGCTTGGACATATTATTACGACTGCTGATAGAATCATACTTGGTTTTGCGGGGATGGAATCTAAGATTCCAGACTCATATGTCAAGTTATTTGGGTATGGAACTAAACCAGCAGATTGGCAGGACGAACCACCCCATTGGGATACTCTTATTCTTCAGCTGCGGGAGCAATTTCATGCTCTACAAGAAACGCTTCATGACAAACTAGGTGAACCCGTAGCCGTAAAGGATAACTTTGCAAAGGCAGAAACGATTGGTGAACTAGTACAGTTAAATATGTCTCATGAGAATTTACATTTGGGTATGATCACAGCTATGGTGAAAGTGTTAAACCTGAATATCCAGTAA